One part of the Aspergillus luchuensis IFO 4308 DNA, chromosome 5, nearly complete sequence genome encodes these proteins:
- a CDS encoding uncharacterized protein (COG:S;~EggNog:ENOG410QDNC): MVGGTTWPVLGIQPLNHLEHATQIIAEATALLELDNTKRAKLPAQSLEAFLNSVITLAKKTREQPSAQEILGKLNSLQPIAEDINLIKIAVNNVLASPAPMPPNAATRIASWADVVRSGTPSYLSTPNSRASTTASANDRETVVKLDANSAAVLRKISPEDLRK, from the coding sequence ATGGTTGGTGGGACTACTTGGCCAGTGTTGGGGATCCAGCCCCTGAACCACCTCGAGCATGCCACGCAAATCATAGCCGAGGCCACAGCACTGCTGGAGCTTGACAACACCAAACGCGCCAAATTACCAGCCCAGTCCCTGGAAGCCTTTCTGAATAGCGTGATCACACTAGCTAAGAAAACCCGAGAGCAACCTTCGGCACAGGAGATCTTGGGGAAACTAAACAGCTTGCAGCCGATCGCAGAGGACATCAACCTCATTAAAATTGCTGTCAACAATGTACTCGCGTCGCCCGCTCCCATGCCACCCAATGCAGCCACCCGAATCGCTTCCTGGGCGGATGTAGTCCGCTCGGGCACGCCCTCGTACCTGTCCACGCCGAATAGCAGAGCCTCCACAACCGCAAGCGCCAATGATAGGGAAACCGTAGTGAAACTCGATGCAAATTCCGCGGCCGTTCTCCGCAAGATTTCGCCGGAGGACCTCCGCAAATGA